In the genome of Bradyrhizobium ottawaense, the window GCGGTCGTCGCCGAACTGAAGGACTCCGCAGGCCCGGCGGGGTCCGCAGCGCCCGATCCCGCAGCATCCCAGACCAATGCGCCGGATCAGCCGCTCAAGATCCTGACCATCAATCTCGAGCCGCCCGCGCTCGGCAACGTCACCGTGCGCCTTCGTCTCGTCGGCACCGAAGTGTCCGTCCACCTTGCCGCCGCGCGCAAGGACACGAGCCAGATGCTGGATCAGCAGCGCGACCAGATCCGCGATCTCATGCAGACGGCGGGTTATGTCGCCGACGTCGCGCCCGTGCAGCACGGCTCGCTGGATGGATTCCAAAGCGGCTCCGGCCAGTCGCAGCCGCAGCTCTCGGGCCAGCAACAGCCCTCGTCGCAGTCGCAAGGTGCGTTCGGTGGCGCAGGCTCGTCGTCGGGGCAATCCGATGGCGGCGCGAAGCAGGCCCGCCAGGAGCGCCAGCCCAGCCAGGAGACGCGTCATGACCAGGACGTGGCGCCGCATCTTCGTCGCGGCCCTGTTTATCTGTAATGCCGGCGCCGCGGACGCGGCCACCGACGCCGCGCGCCCCTGCGAGCGCGAGATGGCGCGCGCGGCCCAGCAGCATGGGATTCCGCTTGGCATTCTCTACGCAGTCGGTCTCACCGAGACCGGCCGCCGCGGCGCGCTGCATCCTTACGCCCTCGGCGCCGACGGCCAGACCGTGTTCGCCAGGGACATGGATGATGCGATCGCAAATTTCCAGGCCATGCGAGGCAAGGGCATCAAGCTGATCGATCTCGGCTGCATGCAGATCAACCATTACTATCACGGCGACAAGTTCGTCTCGGTGCGCGCGATGTTCGATCCCGCGAAAAACGTCGAATATGCCGCGCGCTTCCTGAAAGAGCTGAAGCAGCGCGAGGGCAGCTGGACCATGGCGGTGGCTCGCTACAATGCCGGCCCCAACAACCAGCCGGCGCAGAAGCGCTATGTCTGTCACATCGTGGCTCACCTCGTGTCGAGCGGTTTCGGCGCCTGGACCGACAAGGCACGCTCGTTCTGTCAGCCGAAAACGACATGACGACATGAAGTTGTGCATGGTTCCGAACCATCAGCCCCGCGCAAGCAAGATCCCCCATTGTAACTGCAACCTACCAAAGGAGCCCACTTCATGAGCCTGTATGGTGTTATGCGCACCGGCGTTTCCGGTATGAGCGCGCAGTCCAACAAGCTGTCGACGGTTTCGGACAACATCGCGAACGTCAACACCACCGGTTACAAGCGGGCTTCGACAGAATTCTCCTCGCTGATCCTGAAAAGCGGCTCTGGCAATTACGACTCCGGCGCTGTCGAGACGACCGTCCGTTACGCCATCAGCGATGCCGGACATACGCAGTTCACGACGTCGTCCACCGACCTTGCCGTGCAAGGCAACGGCTTCTTCGTGGTCTCGAACGCCACCAACACGCAGCAATATCTGACGCGCGCCGGCTCGTTCGTGCCGGACGCTCAGGGCAACCTCGTCAACGCGGCCGGCTACTACCTTCTGGGCCAGCCCGGCAAAGTCACCAATTTTTCGCAGAACAGCCTGGCCGGAATGCAGATCGTGAACATCGCCCAGGTCTCGCAGGTGCCGGTGCCGTCGACTGCGGGCACCCTGACGACCGGCAATCTCGATCCGAAGGCGGCTGTCATTGCCGGTCCGCCCGGTCCGGCGTCATATTCGTCGAAGAGCTCGATCGTCGCCTACAACAATATCGGTCAGGCTGTTACGCTCGACGTCTATATGTCCCACACCGCGACGGCGGCCGGCTCGGATACCTGGCAGGTTCAGGTCTACAACTCCGCGACGGGCACCTCGCTCGCCGCCGCCACCACTTTCACCTTCGACACCACCGCGACCGGAAAGGGCGCGCTGGCCGCGGCGAGCCCGACGGGCCTTACGTTCACGGTCCCGGGCGGCGCGGCGATGACCATGGACCTGTCGAACATGACGCAGGTTGGGGCCGACTTCAGCTTCAAGGCCACCGTCAACGGCAGCGTCCCCGCGGCGATCGACAAGGTCGATGTCGACGAGGCGGGCCATGTGACGGCGATCCTCAAGAACGGGCAGCAGCTGACGCTCTACACGATCATGCTCGCCGACGTCGCGAGCCCCGACAATCTGACGCCCGAGCCGGGTAACGTCTATTCGACCAACATGAATTCCGGCAATGCGCAGGCCGGGAATGCCGGCACCGGCGGGCTCGGCACGGTCCAGTCCGGTGCGCTGGAGGACTCCAACGTCGATCTCGCGGACGAGCTCACCGGGATGATCGAGGCGCAGCGCGGCTTCACCGCCAACTCGAAATCGTTCCAGACGGGCGCCGACCTGCTCGACGTCGTCGTCAACCTGAAGCGCTGAAGTCTCCAGCGCTCACCCCCGGCAAGAGCAGATCATGTCCCTTACCGCCGCCCTCGACTCCGCTCGTGCCTCGCTCATGGCGTCGGGCATCCAGTCGTCGACGATCTCGCGCAACATCGCCGGTGCCAGCGCCACCGGCTATTCGCGCAAGATCGCCGTGCTGGACAACCTCCCCGGCACCGGCGTCTACGTCGCGGCGATCCAGCGCGCCGCCAGTTCGGGTCTCTATTCGAACGTGCTGACCGCGACCTCGTCGTCGGCCAAGCAGAGCGTGATCTATGACGGCCTGCAGAAGATCGCGGCCGCGACGGTGGACGATCCCGAGCTCGAGCAGTCGCCGACCGCCCAGCTCAACAAGCTGAAGCAGGCGTTGCAGCAATACGCCAACTCCACCGACAATGCGACCCTGGCGCAGGCGGCCGTGACGTCCGCCAAGGACATGGTGACCGGGCTCAACCAGGCCACCAAGACGGTGCAGTCGGTCCGCGAGGGGGCCGACGCCGACATGGCGAATTCGGTCGCCAACATCAACCAGCTGCTGTCCCAGTTCCAGACGGTCAACACCGCCATCGTGAAGGGCACGATCTCCGGCGACGACGTCACCGACTATCTCGACCAGCGCGACAGCATCGTCTCCAGGCTGTCGCAGGAGGTCGGCGTCTCGATGTCGATCCGGACCAATGGAGATGCCGCGCTCTATACCGACAGCGGCGTCGTGCTGTTCGACAAGACGGCGCGGGCCGTGAGCTTTGCGCCGACCAATGCCTATACCGCCGGCACCACGGGCAATGCCGTCTTCATCGACGGCGTTCCCGTGACCGGCGCCAATTCCGTCATGCCGCTCAAGTCCGGCAAGCTCGCCGGCTTGGCCCAGCTGCGCGACAAGGACACGGTCACGTATCAGAGCCAGCTCGACGAGATCGCGCGCGGCCTGATCGACGCCTTCAAGGAAAGCGACCAGTCGGCTGTCCCGACGCTGGCGGACCGGCCCGGCCTGTTCACTTATCCCGGCGCGCCCGCGATGCCCGCGAGCGCGACGATCTCGGTGGGCCTCGCCGGGAGGATCTCGGTCGCCGCCTCGGTCGATCCGGCCGTAGGCGGAAATCCGAACCTGCTGCGCGACGGCGCCATCAGCGGCGTTGCCGCCTATAATTACAACACGACCGGCAATGCCGGCTTCTCGGCGCGGCTGCAGCAGCTCATCAACAAGATGGAAGCGCCGCAGCCATTCGATGCCACGGCTCAGGGCAAGCCGAGCGGCAGCGTGATCGAGTTTGCGTCTTCCTCGGCGAGCTGGATCGAAAGCCAGCGCAAGACCGCCGACGACAGCGTCCAGTATCAGAATACGCTGCTCGACCGCAGCACCGCGGCGCTGTCCAACGTCAGCGGCGTCAACATGGACGACGAGATGGCGTTGATGCTCCAGGTCGAGCGCACCTATTCGGCGTCGTCGAAGATCATTTCCACCGTCGATGAGATGCTGCAGAGCCTGCTGGCTGCCGTAGGGAATTAAGTCATGATGAGCGCGAACTACATCTCGACCCTGATGCTGTCTTCATCGTTGAGGTCGTCGATCACGAACAACCAGAGCGCGCTGACCAAGGCCTCGAAGGAGGCGACCACCGGCCGTTTCGCCGATGTCGGCCTCGAGCTCGGCACGGGAACGGGCCGCGACGTGGCGCTGCGCGCCGATTTCAACTTCGCCGACCAGCTCGTCGACACCAACGAGCTGGTTTCGGGGCGCCTCGATGTGACCCAGAACCGGATCACGCAGCTCGGCAAGACCGCGTCGGAATTCCTCAAGAACCTGATCGCGGCCCGCGACGCCGACAGCGGCGCGAAGATCATCCTGCCGAGCGCGTCCGCGAACCTTCAGGACGTCATCGGCGCGCTCAACGTTTCCTACAACGGGTCGTATCTGTTCGGCGGAATCGATACGCAGACCGTGCCGGTCACGAACTACACGGCCGGCTCTGCCAGCAAGAACCAGGTCGATGCGGACTTCCTGGCGACGTTCGGCTTCTCGCAGGCTGCGGCCGGTGTGAGCACCATCACTCCGGCGCAAATGCAGAATTTCCTCGACAACACCCTCGACCCCGAGTTCGCGAGCCCGGCCTGGAACGCCAACTGGTCGTCGGCCACGGATCAGACGCTGTCGAGCCGCATCTCCACGACCGAAGTTGTCGACAGCTCGGTCAGCGCCAACCAGCCCGGCTTCCGCAAGCTGGCCGAGGCCTACACCATGCTCACTGATCTCGGGAACACGAGCCTCAGCAAGGACACGTTTCAGGTCGTCGTCGACAAGGCCATCAGCCTGGTCAGCGGCGCGATCAACGATCTCGCCGTGCTCGGCGGGACCGTCGGCTCGATCCAGCAACGGGTCACCGGCGCGACCGAGAAGCTGAAGATCCAGAAGGACATCCTCAACGACCAGATCGTCAAGCTGGAGGCGGTCGACCCGACCGAGGCCTCGGTCCGCGTCAACACCCTGCAGACCCAGATCAAGACGGCGCTCGCGCTGACCTCGCAGCTCCAGCAGATCAGCCTCATCAACTATCTCTAGAGCCGAGGCTCGCAACCTCGTCCTGTTACCCGGTCTCCTGCGCAGAGTGATGCTGATGACGTTTGAAGCCTATGAATCGGTCGTCGACGAGAGCGGTTACGAGGCGCGGGGCCGCGAGCGGCAGGCGCTCAGCCTCGGCATCGACCGGCTCGAGCGGATTCAGCGAGGCGTGTTCCGCCTCGAGGATCTGGTCGAGAGCCTGCTCTATGTGCGGCGGCTGTGGACGATCTTCATCGAGGATCTCTCGCACCCCGAGAACGGGCTTCCGGACAAGCTGCGCGCCGACATCATCTCGATCGGCCTGTGGGTCGTCAAGGAGGCCGATCGTCTTCGCGAGGAGAGGTCGAACGACGTGATGCAGCTCATCGAAATCAACCGCCTGATCCGAGACGCTCTTTGATGAAGATCTCCTTGCGGGCGGGCGAACGGATCTACATCAACGGCGCGGTGCTGCGCGTGGACCGCAAGGTCTCCGTCGAGCTCGTCAACGACGTGATGTTCCTGCTCGAAGGGCAGGTCATGCAGGCGTCCGACGCCACCACGGCGCTGCGGCAGCTCTACTTCATCGTCCAGCTCATGCTGATGAACCCGACCGACATCCGCGACGCCGCGGCACTCTACGCCCAGCATCACGCGGCCCTGTGCGCCGTGTGCGAGAGCCGGGAGATGCTGGACGGACTGGGCGCGGTCGACGAGCTGGTCGAGGCGACCCGCTACTTCGAGGCGCTCAAGCGGATCCGGGCCCTGTTCCCGGTCGAGCAGGCCATCCTGGCCGGCGCCATCACCGAGTCCCCATTCCAGGCTGCCTGACAGCGGAGAGGTACATGAACGTCAACAGTGCGACCGACAGCACGAGCAAGTCGTCCAGTTCGACCGGCTCCACCAATTCGACCTCGAGCAACAGCGTCGACTACAACACGTTTCTTCAGCTTCTCGTCGCCGAGATGAAGAACCAGGATCCGACCAATCCGATGGATACCTCGCAATATATGAGCCAGTTCGCGCAGCTCTCGACGGTCGAGCAGGCCATGCAGACCAACTCGAAGCTGGATGCGCTGCTGTCCTCGCAGTCGTTGTCGCAGGCCAACGGCCTGATCGGGAAAACCGTCAGCTTCGCAGACGCCACCGGCGCCAGCTTCAGCGGCAAGGTCGTCTCGGTCTCCATCAACGCCGACGGCTCCATCGCGACCCTCGAGAACGGCACCAAGGTCGCGGTCGGGCCGGGACTCACGATCAGCCAGTCATGAACGAACGCGACGCTCTCGACATCGTCCAGGCGGCGATCTGGACCATCATCGTCGCCTCCGGGCCCGCGGTCGGCGCCGCGATGCTGGTCGGCACCATCATCGCGCTGATCCAGGCCCTGACCCAGATCCAGGAGGTGACGCTGACCTTCGTTCCGAAGATCATCGTCATCCTCCTGGTCGTTGCCGTCTCCGGCTCCTTCATCGGCGCGCACCTCTCCACCTTCACCGAGATGGTCTATTCGCGGATCGAGCGCGGCTTCTGACCCGCGCGGCCTCGGCCACCATCCCCGCGTAAGCTTTGCGGGGCAGATTAGGGGCGGACCCTCTGCCGGTGACCCATGGCCGATACGTTAGCTGCTAGCCTGCCGACCCCACGACGATTGGGGGCCGACGCCTTTTTCGCCGGCGGCATCGTGGCCATGCTCACGATCCTGTTCCTGCCGATCCCGCCGATCCTGATCGATCTCGGCCTCGCGTTCTCGATCGCGCTGTCGGCGCTGATCCTGATGGTCGCGCTGTGGATCCAGCGACCGCTCGACTTCTCCGCCTTCCCGACTGTGCTGCTGATCGCGACCATCCTGCGGCTGGCGCTGAACGTAGCGACCACCCGCCTGATCCTGTCGCGCGGCGGGGAGGGCGAGCAGGCTGCCGGCCACGTCGTCGCCGGCTTCTCCAAGTTCGTCATGGGCGGCGACTTCGTCATCGGCCTGATCATCTTCGCCATCCTGGTCACCGTGAATTTCGTCGTGATCACCAAGGGTGCGACGCGTATCGCCGAAGTCGGCGCCCGTTTCACCCTCGACGCCATCCCCGGCAAGCAGATGGCGATCGACGCCGATCTGTCGGCGGGCCTGATCGACGACAAGGAAGCCCAGCGCCGGCGCCGCGAGCTCGAAGAAGAAAGCGCGTTCTTCGGTGCCATGGACGGTGCCTCGAAGTTCGTTCGGGGCGATGCCATCGCCGGCCTGCTCATCACCGCGATCAACATTTTCGGCGGCATCATCATCGGCGTCACCCATCACGGGCTGACGCTGTCGCGCGCCGCCGACGTCTACACGAAGCTCTCCGTCGGCGACGGTCTGGTGTCGCAGATGCCGGCACTCATCGTGTCGCTGTCGGCCGGCCTGCTGGTCTCCAAGGGCGGCACGAGAGGATCGGCCGAGCAGGCCGTGCTGCGCCAGCTCGGCGGCTATCCCCGCGCTGTGTCGGCCGCCGCGCTGATGATGTTCGTGCTCGCCTTGATGCCGGGGCTGCCGTTGGCGCCCTTCGTGCTTCTCGGCGGCGTCATGGCCTTCGTCGGCTACACCTTGCCGAGGCGGCAGGCGGCGCGGGAGCGGAAGGAAGATGTGCGCAAGGCCGACGAGCGCGCCCAGGCTGAGGCCAAGGAATCCGTCAAGGACCAGCTCAAGACCGCCGAGATCGAGCTTGCGCTCGGCGGCCATCTTTCGGTTCATCTGCTGGGCTCGCGCACCGAGCTGGCCCACCGCGTCGCCAAGATCCGCAAGAAGTTCGCCAAGCAGTACGGCTTCGTCATTCCCGAGATCAAGCTCAGCGACAATCTGTCGATCGACCCCAAGGGCTACCAGATCCGGATCCACGACACCCGCGTCGCCCATGGCGAGCTCCGGCTCGGCGAGGTGCTGGTGCTGGTCGACAAGGACGGCAAGCCCGACGTGCCCGGCGAAGAGGTGGTCGAACCCGCTTTCGGCATGAAGGCGCTGTGGGTGACGGAAGCCTTCACGGACGAAGTCAAGCGGCAGGGCTGCAAGCCGGTCGACAATCTGTCGGTGCTGCTCACGCATTTGAGCGAGGTGCTCCGGGCGAACCTCGCCCAGCTCCTGTCCTACAAGGACATGCGCGCGCTGCTCGACCGGCTCGATCCCGAGTACAAGCGCCTCGTCGAGGATCTCTGCCCGTCGCAGATCTCCTATTCCGGCCTGCTGGCGATCCTGAAGATCCTGCTGGCCGAGCGGGTCTCCATCCGCAATCTTCACCTCATCCTCGAGGCGATCGCCGAGATCGCGCCTCACGTGCGGCGCTCCGAGCAGGTCGCGGAGCACGTGCGGACCCGGCTTGCCCAGCAGATCTGCGGCGATCTCTCCGACAACGGCGTGCTCAACGTCGTCCGTCTCGGCAACCGCTGGGACCTCGCCTTCCACCAGAGCCTGAAGCGCGACGCCAAGGGCGACGTCGTCGAGTTCGACGCCGATCCGCGCCTGATCGAGCAGTTCGCGACCGAAGCCAGCGCCGCGATCCGCAAGTTCACCGAGAACGGCACCAGCGTGGTGCTGGCGGTGACGCCGGAAGCCCGGCCCTATGTCCGGATGATCCTGGAGCGGGTGTTCCCGACCTTGCCGATCCTGTCGCATGTCGAAGTCGCGCGCAGCGCCGAGATCCGGGCGCTCGGAGCCGTGTCGTGATCAGCGGCCTTGCCGACAGCGTGCTGGTGACGTTCATCGTGTTCTGCCGTATCGGCGCCTGCCTGATGCTGGTGCCCGGCTTTTCCAGCGTCAACGTTCCGGCACAGGTCCGCCTGTTCGTCGCGCTCGTCACGACGTTCGCGCTGACGCCGATCCTGATCGCGGTGCTGAAGCCGCTCACGGACAACGCCGCGCCGCTGACGCTGGCGCTCCTGATCTGCTCCGAGCTCGTGGTCGGCAGCGTCATCGGGCTCGGCGGGCGGGTGTTCTTTCTCGCGCTCCAGACCATGGCGACGGTGATGGCGAGCGCGATCGGGCTCAGCAACATCCCGGGAACGCCGGTCGCCGACAGCGATCCGGCGCCGGCGCTGGTGCCGCTGATCATGGTGTCCGTCACCACGCTGTTCTTCATGACCGACCAGCATTGGCAGGTCCTGCGTGGGCTGATGAACTCCTACG includes:
- the flgK gene encoding flagellar hook-associated protein FlgK; amino-acid sequence: MSLTAALDSARASLMASGIQSSTISRNIAGASATGYSRKIAVLDNLPGTGVYVAAIQRAASSGLYSNVLTATSSSAKQSVIYDGLQKIAAATVDDPELEQSPTAQLNKLKQALQQYANSTDNATLAQAAVTSAKDMVTGLNQATKTVQSVREGADADMANSVANINQLLSQFQTVNTAIVKGTISGDDVTDYLDQRDSIVSRLSQEVGVSMSIRTNGDAALYTDSGVVLFDKTARAVSFAPTNAYTAGTTGNAVFIDGVPVTGANSVMPLKSGKLAGLAQLRDKDTVTYQSQLDEIARGLIDAFKESDQSAVPTLADRPGLFTYPGAPAMPASATISVGLAGRISVAASVDPAVGGNPNLLRDGAISGVAAYNYNTTGNAGFSARLQQLINKMEAPQPFDATAQGKPSGSVIEFASSSASWIESQRKTADDSVQYQNTLLDRSTAALSNVSGVNMDDEMALMLQVERTYSASSKIISTVDEMLQSLLAAVGN
- the flhA gene encoding flagellar biosynthesis protein FlhA, with protein sequence MADTLAASLPTPRRLGADAFFAGGIVAMLTILFLPIPPILIDLGLAFSIALSALILMVALWIQRPLDFSAFPTVLLIATILRLALNVATTRLILSRGGEGEQAAGHVVAGFSKFVMGGDFVIGLIIFAILVTVNFVVITKGATRIAEVGARFTLDAIPGKQMAIDADLSAGLIDDKEAQRRRRELEEESAFFGAMDGASKFVRGDAIAGLLITAINIFGGIIIGVTHHGLTLSRAADVYTKLSVGDGLVSQMPALIVSLSAGLLVSKGGTRGSAEQAVLRQLGGYPRAVSAAALMMFVLALMPGLPLAPFVLLGGVMAFVGYTLPRRQAARERKEDVRKADERAQAEAKESVKDQLKTAEIELALGGHLSVHLLGSRTELAHRVAKIRKKFAKQYGFVIPEIKLSDNLSIDPKGYQIRIHDTRVAHGELRLGEVLVLVDKDGKPDVPGEEVVEPAFGMKALWVTEAFTDEVKRQGCKPVDNLSVLLTHLSEVLRANLAQLLSYKDMRALLDRLDPEYKRLVEDLCPSQISYSGLLAILKILLAERVSIRNLHLILEAIAEIAPHVRRSEQVAEHVRTRLAQQICGDLSDNGVLNVVRLGNRWDLAFHQSLKRDAKGDVVEFDADPRLIEQFATEASAAIRKFTENGTSVVLAVTPEARPYVRMILERVFPTLPILSHVEVARSAEIRALGAVS
- the fliR gene encoding flagellar biosynthesis protein FliR; the encoded protein is MISGLADSVLVTFIVFCRIGACLMLVPGFSSVNVPAQVRLFVALVTTFALTPILIAVLKPLTDNAAPLTLALLICSELVVGSVIGLGGRVFFLALQTMATVMASAIGLSNIPGTPVADSDPAPALVPLIMVSVTTLFFMTDQHWQVLRGLMNSYDVWRPGSRLGGGMALDLLVGRLSEAFVLTLRIASPFIVYSVIVNLAVSLINKLTPAIPVYFISVPFVLFGGFLLLYLTSDELLTQFMLGLSSWLAE
- the flgD gene encoding flagellar hook assembly protein FlgD, producing MNVNSATDSTSKSSSSTGSTNSTSSNSVDYNTFLQLLVAEMKNQDPTNPMDTSQYMSQFAQLSTVEQAMQTNSKLDALLSSQSLSQANGLIGKTVSFADATGASFSGKVVSVSINADGSIATLENGTKVAVGPGLTISQS
- a CDS encoding flagellar hook-associated family protein, which encodes MMSANYISTLMLSSSLRSSITNNQSALTKASKEATTGRFADVGLELGTGTGRDVALRADFNFADQLVDTNELVSGRLDVTQNRITQLGKTASEFLKNLIAARDADSGAKIILPSASANLQDVIGALNVSYNGSYLFGGIDTQTVPVTNYTAGSASKNQVDADFLATFGFSQAAAGVSTITPAQMQNFLDNTLDPEFASPAWNANWSSATDQTLSSRISTTEVVDSSVSANQPGFRKLAEAYTMLTDLGNTSLSKDTFQVVVDKAISLVSGAINDLAVLGGTVGSIQQRVTGATEKLKIQKDILNDQIVKLEAVDPTEASVRVNTLQTQIKTALALTSQLQQISLINYL
- a CDS encoding transglycosylase SLT domain-containing protein, yielding MTRTWRRIFVAALFICNAGAADAATDAARPCEREMARAAQQHGIPLGILYAVGLTETGRRGALHPYALGADGQTVFARDMDDAIANFQAMRGKGIKLIDLGCMQINHYYHGDKFVSVRAMFDPAKNVEYAARFLKELKQREGSWTMAVARYNAGPNNQPAQKRYVCHIVAHLVSSGFGAWTDKARSFCQPKTT
- the fliQ gene encoding flagellar biosynthesis protein FliQ; its protein translation is MNERDALDIVQAAIWTIIVASGPAVGAAMLVGTIIALIQALTQIQEVTLTFVPKIIVILLVVAVSGSFIGAHLSTFTEMVYSRIERGF
- a CDS encoding flagellar hook protein FlgE, translated to MSLYGVMRTGVSGMSAQSNKLSTVSDNIANVNTTGYKRASTEFSSLILKSGSGNYDSGAVETTVRYAISDAGHTQFTTSSTDLAVQGNGFFVVSNATNTQQYLTRAGSFVPDAQGNLVNAAGYYLLGQPGKVTNFSQNSLAGMQIVNIAQVSQVPVPSTAGTLTTGNLDPKAAVIAGPPGPASYSSKSSIVAYNNIGQAVTLDVYMSHTATAAGSDTWQVQVYNSATGTSLAAATTFTFDTTATGKGALAAASPTGLTFTVPGGAAMTMDLSNMTQVGADFSFKATVNGSVPAAIDKVDVDEAGHVTAILKNGQQLTLYTIMLADVASPDNLTPEPGNVYSTNMNSGNAQAGNAGTGGLGTVQSGALEDSNVDLADELTGMIEAQRGFTANSKSFQTGADLLDVVVNLKR
- the flaF gene encoding flagellar biosynthesis regulator FlaF encodes the protein MTFEAYESVVDESGYEARGRERQALSLGIDRLERIQRGVFRLEDLVESLLYVRRLWTIFIEDLSHPENGLPDKLRADIISIGLWVVKEADRLREERSNDVMQLIEINRLIRDAL
- the flbT gene encoding flagellar biosynthesis repressor FlbT produces the protein MKISLRAGERIYINGAVLRVDRKVSVELVNDVMFLLEGQVMQASDATTALRQLYFIVQLMLMNPTDIRDAAALYAQHHAALCAVCESREMLDGLGAVDELVEATRYFEALKRIRALFPVEQAILAGAITESPFQAA